The DNA window GGCCCGCCAGGGCGCCACGTCCTGCGGTCCAGCGAATGCTGCTGTCCACATAGTCGTCGAGCCCATGCTGTTTCTTCAACCAGGCTCGCTGCGATTCATGGCAGCCAATCAGCGCAGCCTTCATCTCGATGGTCTCGGCGACATCTACCAGGAACTCCGGACGCAGGGTGTTGCCATCGCGATCGATGCCGCTGGTGGAATCCATGAAATAGAGATGGGGAATGTGGTCCAGTGCCGGGTGCTCGCCCGGAACATAGTTCGGGGTACTGGCGCCAAAGCACGCATCGCGCACCAGCAGATGCGTCGCTTCGTGGTCGCAGTGATAATCGGGCGTGTTCGCCGTGATGACAATATCGGGCCGCACGCGGCGCAGCAACTGCGTCATCTTCTCCCGCCCGGCCTCGTCATTAAAAACACGCATGTCGCGGTATTCGGCGCAGATATAATCGGCTCCCAGCATCATGGCCGCAGTTGCCGCTTCCACGCGGCGCAGGGCGGCAATTTCTTCGGGTCCCATCTCAGCAGAACCGCAATCGCCAGGCGTCATGGTGCAAAAAGTAAGGGAAACACCCGCACGGGCTAACAGCGCAAACGCGCCTCCGGCAAGGATTTCAATGTCATCGGGGTGAGCATGGATAGCCAGAATTCTCATGTTTCTTTGGGGAAACTCTCATTCTCGCACGTAGGCGCAGGCCCCCCGATTGATAGGATGAGATGTTTATGAACCTCAAGAGCTATACCATCACGCAAGGCCGCGATCGCGCACCTGCGCGTTCCATGTTGAAGGCAATCGGCTTTACGGATGAGGATTTGCGCAAGCCGATTATCGGCATCGCAAACACCTGGATCGAGACGATGCCCTGCAACTATAACCTGCGTGAGCTCGCCGCCAAGGTCAAGGAAGGCATCCGCGCCGCGGGCGGCACGCCGATGGAGTTCAACACCGTTGCCATCAGCGACGGCGTCACGATGGGCACTGAGGGAATGAAGGCCAGCCTGGTCAGCCGCGATCTCATCGCTGACTCGATCGAGCTTTGCGCGCGCGGCTACATGTTCGACGGCATCATCGCCCTGGTGGCCTGCGACAAGACCATCCCCGGCGCGGCCATGGCCCTGCTGCGGCTGAACGTCCCCGGCGTCATCATGTACGGCGGCACCATCATGCCCGGCAAGCGCAACGGCATCGACATCACGCTCCAGGACGTCTTTGAGGCAGTCGGCGCCAACGCCGCCGGCAAAATCAGCGACGAAGAGCTGCTCGACATCGAAAACAAGGCCTGTCCGGGTGCTGGTGCTTGTGGCGGCCAGTTCACCGCCAACACCATGGCGACCGTCATGGAACTGATCGGCCTCGCGCCGATGTACACCGGCAGCACGCCGCAGGTGGACCCCGACAAGGATGAAGTGGCCCGCCGTTGTGGCCGCATCATTGTCGACGCCGTCAAGCGCGACTTGAAGCCCCGCGACATCTGTACCCGCACCGCCTTCGACAATGCGATTGCCAGCGTCGCGGCCACCGGCGGCTCCACCAACGCCGTGCTCCACCTGCTGGCCATGGCCCAGGAGGCGGAAGTCCCCTTGAAGATCGACGAGATCCACGCAATCAGCGCACGCACCCCGTTGCTCAGCAATCTGAAGCCCGCCGGCCGCTTCACCGCCGCCGATGTGCATACCGCAGGCGGCATCCCGGTCGTCGCAAAGTTCCTGCTCGAAGGCGGCTTCGTCGACGGCAGCGCGATGACCGTCACCGGCAAGACCTTTGGCGAAGAAGCGAGCGCCGCCGTGCCCACGCCCGGCCAGGAAGTCATCCAACCCGTCAGCAACCCGATCAAGAAGTCGGGCGGCCTCGTCATTCTGCGCGGTTCGCTGTCTCCCGAAGGCTGCGTCATCAAGGTCACCGGAATTGAGCGCAAGGGCCAACGTGGCCCGGCGAAGGTCTTCGAGCGCGAAGAAGACGCGATGAAGGCAGTCACCAGCGGCCAGATCCAGCACGGCGACGTCGTCGTCATTCGTTATGAAGGCCCCAAGGGCGGCCCCGGCATGCGTGAGATGCTCGGCGTCACCGGCGCGATCATGGGCGCCGGTCTCGGCGACACCACCGCACTGCTCACCGACGGACGCTTCAGCGGCGCGACGCGCGGCTTCATGGTGGGCCACGTCTCGCCAGAAGCAGTCGACGGCGGTCCCATCGCCTTTGTCGAAAACGGCGATATGATCAACATCGACATCGAGAAGTGCACCATTGACCTCGAAGTGGAGGAAGCAACGCTTGCCGCCCGCAAGGCGAAGTGGACCGCTCCTGAGCCCAAATACAAAACCGGTGTCTTCGCGAAGTACATCAAAACGGTCGGTTCCGCCAGCGAAGGCGCGATCACCTCAAAGGTCTTCTAAAATGCTCACCAGACGTTCGCTCCTCGCAACCGTACCTCTTGCACTCAGCGCTAAGGCGAAGCCCCGGCTTCGCCCGGCGCTGTGCGCCTACTCCTTCCGTCAGGATCTGCAGAAGGGCACCTTGAAGTACGAAGACCTGATCGGCATAGCGGCCGACAACGACCTTGATGGCGTCGATCTGACGGTCTACTGGTTCCCGAACACGGAAGACAGCTTCCTGATGCCGCTCAAGCGGGCGGCTTACAAGGCCGGAATCGAGATCTATTCGATTTCGATTCGCACCGAGTTGACCCGGCCCGCCGGACCCGAACGCGACAAGATGATTGCCGACATCAAGAAGTGGGTGGACGTGGCAGAGAAGTTGGGCGCCGGGCACATCCGTGTCTTTGGCGGCCCGATCCCGAAGAATTCGACCGAAGACGAAGCCGCAGGCTGGGTGGCAGAAACACTCCTGCCTGCCGCCGACTACGCTGGCAAGCACGGCGTCATTTTAGGGCTTGAGAATCACCACGGCGTCACCGATCGAGCCGACACTATCGTCAAGATCGTGAAGAAGGTGAACAGCCCCTGGGTGGGCGTCAATCTCGATACGGCCAACTTCCCGACGCGCATCTACGAACAGATCGAAACCATCGCCCCCTATGCGGTGAATGTACAGGTGAAGGCGATGATCAAGGACGAGAACGGCCCCGCGCCCTCCGACTGGGACCGCGTCGCCAAGATGCTCACCGCAAATAACTACCGCGGCTATCTGGCGCTGGAGTACGAAGAGAAGGAAGATGCCTCCATCGCGACTCCTCCGCTCTTCAAGAAACTACGCGAAGTCTGCGCCCGCCACTCCTAAGCAAAGTTTTCGCCTCCGCCGGGTGCATCGCCAGATCGAACAGCGATGCACCCGGGAAATTACGGCAGTCTCAACATCATGCTCAATTCATGCCACAGATGAAGGGAGACGTCATCAATATCTCTTCCATCGTCAGCAGTCTATCGCGCCACGAAATTTGCAGTGAGCGCAATCTCAGAAGGGCTCGGTCAGGAGTGGCCGATGCCACAGCCGGAAGACATCGACGGGAGAACGAGATCATGGTCCGTCCCACGCGCGGTGCCGATTAGAAGTGTCCGACAAACACCCGGATGAGGGTCATGCAGATGGCTGCAACGAGCGCTGCGGCCGGTAAGGTCAACAGCCAGGCCCACAGGATGTTGGTTGCCAGTCCCCAGCGCACCGCCTTCGGACGCCGGATCGCGCCCACCCCGGCAATCGCGCCCGAAATGACGTGAGTGGTGGAGACGGGAATGCCCAGATAGGTTGGAAACAGAATCGCCAGCGCACCGGCGGTTTCGGCACAAAAGCCGCCGCGCGGCTTCAAGCGGGTCAGGCGTGCGCCCATCGTCTTCACGATGCGCCAGCCACCCGTCATCGTGCCCAGCGCGATGGCGGCGTGCGCCGACAGAATCACCCACCAATCGACTCGGAACTCCTCAAGATACCCGGCAGCCACCAGAACGCCAGCGATGATGCCCATGGTCTTCTGCGCGTCATTGGCGCCATGCGAATAGCTGAACAGCGCCGCCGAGAGCAGTTGCAAGTGGCGGAACCAGCGATCCATGCGCCGGGGAGTCGCATTCCGGAAGCCCCAGTAGACGATGATCATCAGCAGATAAGCCAGCGCCATACCCAGCATGGGCGCCAGCACGATAAAGAACAGCGTCTTCACCCAGCCTTGGATCACAATGGCATGGAAGATGTTGGACAACCCCTCGTCAAATGCGACGCGGGCAATCGCTGCTCCCGCATAACCACCAATCAAGGCGTGCGAAGAACTGGTGGGAAGCCCAAACCACCAGGTGATGAGATCCCAGGCGATCGCGCCTAGCAAACCCGCCAGGATCACCAGCGGTGTCACATACTTCAGCTCCACCATCCCCGAGCCCACGGTCTTGGCGACCCCAGCCTCCCCGGTGAGGAAAAGCGGTACAGCCGCAGCAAAATTGAAAAAAGCAGCCCAGACAACAGCCTGGAAGGGGGTTAGCACACGAGTCGCGACGATAGTCGCAACCGAGTTCGCTGCGTCGTGAAAGCCGTTGATGTAATCAAAGGCCAGCGCGACAAACACGATGAGGAGGACTAGAATCAGCGTCTCAGACATAATGCTTTTGAGGCGCTAGCTGTTCTTGACCACAACAGTCTGCAAGACATCGGCAACGTCCTCACAGGCATCGGTCGTGGACTCGAGGAGGTCCAGAATCTCTTTGAGTTTCATCACGCGAATCGCATCCGTGGTTTTGAACAAGGCGGCAACGGCGCGGCGGTGCACATGGTCAGCCTGTTCTTCGAGAGCATCCACCTGGCGGCAAAACTCGATGATCGGTTTGTCCTTGCTCAAGGCGCCAAAGGCGGCCGCAAGTGACGTCGCGCACTTCTCGGTCAGATCGCAGAGCTCCTGCACCTCAGGCGGGATGGGAGCAATCTCATAAGCGTCCAGGCAGTGCACGGTGTCCTCAAGCAGGTCGAGACAGTCGTCCAGATGCGAGCCAAGCTGATGGATATCCTCGGGATCGAGGGGGGTAATAAAGGTCTGGTTCAAGCGCGTGAAGATCTCACGCACAATCGTGTCGCCTTGACGTTCCAGCTCGTCGATACGCATTGCCGCTTGAGGCAATGCCTCCGGACCCTTGCGGCAGGCCTCGGCTAGTACCGAGGACGCCTTAAGGATCAAACTGGCTTGCGCCTCAAATTGATCGAAAAATTTCTCTTCGCGTGGAAGGAGCCGCATAACCCGAATCTCAGTCTCTCATCACCAGGATTGCCATTCCATTACAACTCAGTTACGATTCCGTAAAAATCCGAAAGGGGCTGGCGCCGGCAGGCTCCAACTCTTCGTCATCTTGATCGGGGTCCAGGTAGCGGCTGTCGAGCAGGCGTTGGGGCTTGATGTTCCCGAGAGCACTCAACAGGGAGTCCTTCAAACGGGGATGATCTTGTTCCATCTCGGCCAGAAAATCACGAACACTGCGGCGAACGGTTCCAGTCTTCTGCGAGCAACCGCAGGGAATCACCGGACAACCCAAACCGCGCGCGAACTCGGTTGTCAACGACTCGGGAACATAGACCAGCGGCCGGATCAGCCGGAAGTCCTTGTTTTTCGAGTAGGTGACCGGCGGCAGAGAACTCAGTGCGCCCGTAAACAGGGCATTGCGCAGGAAGGATTCGCAGAAGTCGTCCGCCGTGTGACCGAGGGCGATCACATTCACGCCGAGATCCTTACAAACCTCATAGACGGCACGGCGGCGAAATCTCGAACAGAGATCGCAGCCATGATCCGGCTCGTCTTCCAACAATCGCAGGCTGGGCGGATCTTCAAAATGATGCCACTCGACGCCGCGCGAAAGCAGCCACTCACCATAGGGTCGAATCGGGGCAAGGAATTTGCCCTGTTCAATCGTAAAAGCACAGACCTTGAAGGAAATGGGTGCGCGCCGTTGCAATAACAGCAGCGCTTCGAGAAGGGTAACGGAGTCTTTGCCGCCGGAAACTCCGACAGCCACACGATCCCCTTCACGAATCATTTTGAATTTCGTAACCGCTTCTCCGACTTTGCGGAGCAGCGTCTTTTCAAGGTCCAAGCTCCTATTATCCGCGAGATCAGAACGGAGCGGGGAGTTGGACCACCTCAAAATGTAGGGGATTGAGGCCGCGATTGCTCAAATTGGTAAAACAGGCGGTCGCCGAGCCCCCAACAGCCACAATTTTCCGCAGTGGAAGGCGGTGGATGTCGTAAATCTCGAGGGCAACCCATTGCCCGGTCAAAAGATCGCGCAAAGGAAGACTGAGTTCCTCCGGCGAATAGCCAATCGCTTCGTCAATGTTCACTGTTTGTTTAACTCTTCGAGCAGCGCAGAGAGCCCGCGACGGCGGTAGATGTCACTCAAGCGCTGTTCTTCCAGACTACCCGGAATGAGTTTGGACAGACGAGCCTCGTCCCGGAAACTGCTGGGCGGAATCCAGACATCGCCATTAGAAAACTCCACTTGCTGGACAAAACCGCTTACGCTATCGATACGTACGGCCGCACCTTGTGCGCGGGAGAGTTGCAGGCTGGTTGTGGGCTGTACCGTACCGCCCGCCTTCGCTTTCATCGAAACGGCGGCCGGAAGAGCACCTGCCGAGAACTCGCGGCCTTCCGCATCGCGAATAATCAAACCCATCTCAATCGAGCGCACTTCGCGGCGATCGCGATTCTCAAACTGGAGCTGTGGGATGCGGAGCTCGTTGCCACTGGCCAGCGCCGTGCCACCGACAGCCTCCACAGGGAGATCCGCCTGGTGCAAGAAAGCAACTTCGATCGGACGTTCGTTGGGGAAGGCGGCGGGAGCCCGCGCGAGACGAATATCGAGTTTCGGACGGGCCAGATCCTGAGCCAGAATCTCAGTCATCGCCCGGCGTAAACCGTCCTCGCCATTGCGGGCGAGCACCTGCTTGAAATGCTGGCGATCCCGGCGCGCTTCGAGTTCCCAGGCCGTCAACTGGCGGCGGCTGCTGAGATGATTCGGGCCATAGAAAGAAAGATCCTCAAACAGCGCGCCATCGAGCTGCACCAGGACAATCGCCGACGCGCCGCTGCTTGCCGGTTGCAGCAAGCGCAGATCGATCTTCACTGGAAATTCCTGGCCCGGATAGACATCGAGACTGGGCACCGAGACGCTTGCCTTGCCGCCCGCGGCCACTTCCTGCGAGGAGACCTGCAAGGTGATGCCACGCAGGCGCAACCGCGACGTGTTCTTCAATTTCAAGGAAGTGCGGAGATCGACAAACAGCGCACCTCCACGTGCCGCGGCCCGGCTTTCGCCCCATCCAGAGCTGACCACCGCGACAGGAGAATCGGCAGGGAAGTTCACCTTGAGCGCATCTTCTGCCGCCAGACCTGCAGCAGCCATCAGAAGTGCCGAAACCGCTTTACTCCACATAGATCTGACTCACTGTGACCTGACCGGAATCCTGATCGACAGCTGAACTGCGGATACTGCCTTCCAGGCCCAGCTCCACGCGGGCCGGTTGTGAGGCCGCACTGCGCAGCAGAAAACCTGAGCCTCCGCTTTCGACACCGACGCCCGTCCGGTCGGCCTTGAGAAGGGCATGATCGGTACGCACCTGAGCGACAGAGGCATCGCCTGGAATGCGATTCAAATAGGGATTGTTCACACGCGGACCCGCCAGAAACCAACCCGTAATCACGGTGGCGCAAAGAGTGCCAATGGCGATGGCAGCGCGCCAACTAATGCGCGGTTCGGAAGACTCTTCCTCCATATCCCGGCCAAAGTCCTGGCGAATCGCACTGACATCCAGTCCTAAACGGATGTTGGCGTACATTTCGCCTTCCAGCTCCGCCCAATTCATCGCGCGGGGCAGTTGAAACTCATCGACAGCCTGGCGCACGCGCGAGGCATCGTCCTTGTAGGAGGCAATGCGGGCGCGGCAGGCGGGACAAACAAGAGCGTGCGCAGTGGCACGCAATCGGTCGAGAGCGGGAAGGTCGCCGCTAGCAGCGAGAATCGCCGTTTGTTCATTCAAATGTTGACTCATTGTTCCCCCTTTCTCTTCAGGAAGACGGCGCGGAATTTTGTCCGCGCATTGGCAATGTGGGAGCGGACCGTGGCCGGAGAGCAGCCCAGAATTCTGGCGACTTCGTTGGCAGGCATGTCTTCCACATCCCGCAGCACCAACGCGGTACGTTCCCGTACACTCAACGATTCCAGGCAATAATCCAGATGCTCGGCTTCTTCGCTGCGCAACATTTCCACATCAGCGCGGCGATTCACCGGGTCGGGCAGGGGAGTTTCGAGCGAATCGAGCTCGGTGAAATTCACCCGGCCTTTGCGGCGGAGAAAATCAATTGCCGTATTGCTGGCAACACGCCCGAGCCACTGCGCGCCTTTCTGGGCATCCTTCAATTGGTCCTTACGCTGGAGCGCTTTGATGAAGGTCTCCTGCGTGAGGTCCTGCGCATCGGCGACATTGCCGACAATGCGATACACAATCGAGAACACACGCCGCAGGTTTTCGCGGACGAAACGGTCCTGCGCTTCCCGCTCGGAAGCCGTAGGCGTCGAATTGGATGCGGACCGGGCCGGCATAGGGCGTTCTTCGATCACATCGTGCGCCGCAAATTCCATCTGACAAGATGACGATTCCAGAGGCAAAAGCGTGCAGCGCGCCAAACAGGGCTACGATTAAATTATATGAGACCCGTCTCGGTTGCCGGAATCGGGAAGACGGCGTTTGGGGCTTTTCCCGATCGCGACCTGAAAAGCCTGGCAGTGGAAGCGATTACGAGTTGCCTGACCGATGCGGGCGTCGGGCCCGAGGCCGTGCAGGCTTTTTATCTTGGCAACTTCGATGGGCCTTCCTTCACCAGTCAGAATCACCTGGCTCCTTATGTTGCCGGAGCCGCGGGCATTTCCGGCGTTCCCGCAACGCGTTTTGAAGCGGCTTGCGCCTCGGGCGGCAGTGCGTTTTTCCACGCATTTCACGCCGTAGCGAGCGGCCTTTATGAGCGGGTGCTCGTGTGCGGCGTCGAGAAAATGACCTCGCAGACGACAGCCCGGGTGGCCGATATTTTGGCCGGCGCCGGAGACGCCCAAACCGAATCCAGCGTCGGAGCCACTTTCCCCGCGATCTTCGCGATGATTGCCCGCCGCCACATGTTCGAGTACGGCACCACACGCGAGCAACTGGCCGCCGTCGCGGTGAAAAATCATTACAACGCCAGCCTCAATCCGCAAGCCCATCTGCGCAAGGTGATCACCATGGAGCAGGCGCTGAACGGCAAGCCGGTCGCCGAACCCTTTACGATCTACGATTGCTCGCTCGTCAGCGATGGCGCGGCAGCGATTCTCATTTCGTCGGCGGAAGATAGCATCCGGGTAGCAGCCTGCGCCCAGGCCTCCGGTCCGGTAGCGCTCGCCGACCGCAGCACCATCACCAGCTTTGCCGCGACACAAATTGCAGCGCACAAAGCCTATGCGCAGGCCGGCATCACGCCACGGCAGGTGCAGGTGGCTGAAGTCCACGACTGCTTCACCATCGCCGAACTGATCGCGATGGAAGACCTTGGCTTTGTCGAAGCCGGACAAAGCGGCCCCTGGGTGGCCAGCGGAGCAACGGCCCTGAGTGGCGAGTTGCCCGTCAACACCTCGGGTGGCCTCAAGGCGAAGGGGCATCCGGTGGGCGCCACCGGAGTGGCGCAACTCTGCGACCTGGTGCTGCAGATGCGCGGCCAGGCAGGAGCCCGCCAAGTCAAAGTTGCCAATCTGGCATTGGCGCAGAATCTCGGTGGCAGCGGCGCAACCAGCGTTGTCACCATCCTACGGAAACCTTGAACACATGACACTTGCGACGGTCTACACAGAAACAGTCATCCACTCCGCACCGGAGCGCTTCGCAGCCGAGGCGCCCTATCAGATTGCACTCGTGGAATTCGAAAATCAGAAACGGGAGATGGTCCGCATCATTGGCGAACGCGTCTCGATTGGCGACCGGGTGGAAAAGACCGAAACCGGCTACCAGGTGAAGAAGTGAAGGCCGCCTCGCGAATCCAGGAGCTCCAACTCGAAGGTGCATTCTCGGTTCTCCAAAAGGCGCGGGCGCTCGAAGCCCAAGGCAAACACATCATCCATCTCGAGATTGGCGAACCCGATTTCGACACACCGAACAACGTCGTCGATGCCGGCAAAAGCGCGCTCGACGCGGGCTGGACGCATTACGGCCCAACCCTCGGCTACGAAGACTTCCGCCAGGCGATTGCCGAACATGTGGCCAAGACGCGCGGCGTGCCGGTAGAAGCAAAAAACGTCTGCGTCGTGCCGGGCGGCAAGCCGATGATCTTCTTCCCGATCCTCGCCCTGGTCGAAGCCGGAGACGAAGTGATTCTCCCGAACCCGAGTTTCCCCACCTATGCGAGCGCCGTCCGCTTTGCCGGGGCAACCCCGATCTCGATTCCGCTCGTTGAGGAAAACGACTTCAGCTTCGACATGCAGCGCCTGCGCGACAGCATCACGCCGAAGACCAAGCTGCTGATTCTGAACTCGCCCGCCAACCCCACTGGCGGCGTGATCCCGGCGGCAGACATTCGCGAGATCGCGCGCCTCGCCGTCGAACACGACTTCTATGTCTTCAGCGACGAGATTTACTCGCGCATGTATTTTGACGAAGCGCCGCGCTCGGTGCTGTCCGAGCCGGGTATGCTCGAGCGCACGATTCTGCTCGACGGCTTCTCCAAGACCTATGCAATGACCGGCTGGCGTCTGGGCTATGGCGTGATGCCGGAGTGGATGCTCGATGCCATGCAGAAGCTGCTGGTGAACGCGGTGAGTTGTACGGCCAGCATGGTGCAGCGGGCGGGCCTGGCGGCGCTCACTGGCGACCAATCGCCGGTAGACCGGATGATGGCTGAGTTTCGGGAACGCCGTCAGCTTTTTGTTTCGATGTTGAACGAGATCCCGGGTGTCCACTGCCGCATGCCGAACGGAGCCTTCTATGCCTTCCCCAACATCAAGGGCACTGGAATGAGCAGTGAAGTGCTGGCAGACCGGCTGCTGCGCGAAGCAGGAGTAGCGGCGCTAGCGGGCACGGCCTTTGGCGAATACGGGGAAGGATACCTGCGTTTCAGCTACGCCAACAGCCGTTCGAATCTTGCCGAAGCAGCAATGCGGATGAAGAAGCTGTGTATGGGCTAAGATGGGTCTTTCGCCATCCAACGTCCCATGAAGATCCTACACGCCTTGATGCGTTTCTACGCTTACCTCTTCACCCTGTTCATTTCCCTATTTCTCGGCGGTATCAGCCTGGTTGCCTTTCTCTCCGGGCTGCACAACTGGAAACTCGATACCTTCATCTGGACCGGTCAAGATCTCTCGATCGCGATGCTGACCCTTGCTGTATTGGGAGTTGCGGCAGTGCTCTTGGCGTTCTTCAACATCTTTCGCGGCCTGCTGCCGCTGGTGGCGCTGGCAATCTTCGGGATCATCATCTATGGCTTCTTCTGGAACTCCTACAAGTTTGCCGACCGCGACCAGTTTGACTCGATTCTCCTGCTGGCCGTCGCGGCTTTCGTAAGCTTTCTGTGCAGCCTGATGCTGTTTCGCCGCCAGCGCTAGACGCGCTCACCAACACCACATCTTCTGCATGTCCATCGTTCGCGGTTGGCGACCGGCAGAAATTGCCATACCCCACGAGATGGTCTCGTGTCACAACGACCTAAAGCCGGAAAATGTTCTTTTCAACGGACGCCGTGTATCGCTGGTGGATTGGCAGCCTTCCTTCTGCTAGGTTCATGGGGCAAGCCAGTCAACCAGAGTGAGTCATTGCCCTCATTCCACAACTTTCACCAACGACTCTGGAAGCTAAGATCAAGCTGGCAGCCAACGAAATGAATGTCGTCTATGACAGGATTCAACGGGATCAATTCTTGCAGAACATGCGGCAAACACGATTTGACGAAGCATTGAGAATCGTCTCAGAGCGACATGCCTGCAGAGAACTTTTCCCCAAAGTCAGATGCAGGGCGGCGGGCCACCTGGCA is part of the Bryobacter aggregatus MPL3 genome and encodes:
- the ilvD gene encoding dihydroxy-acid dehydratase — translated: MNLKSYTITQGRDRAPARSMLKAIGFTDEDLRKPIIGIANTWIETMPCNYNLRELAAKVKEGIRAAGGTPMEFNTVAISDGVTMGTEGMKASLVSRDLIADSIELCARGYMFDGIIALVACDKTIPGAAMALLRLNVPGVIMYGGTIMPGKRNGIDITLQDVFEAVGANAAGKISDEELLDIENKACPGAGACGGQFTANTMATVMELIGLAPMYTGSTPQVDPDKDEVARRCGRIIVDAVKRDLKPRDICTRTAFDNAIASVAATGGSTNAVLHLLAMAQEAEVPLKIDEIHAISARTPLLSNLKPAGRFTAADVHTAGGIPVVAKFLLEGGFVDGSAMTVTGKTFGEEASAAVPTPGQEVIQPVSNPIKKSGGLVILRGSLSPEGCVIKVTGIERKGQRGPAKVFEREEDAMKAVTSGQIQHGDVVVIRYEGPKGGPGMREMLGVTGAIMGAGLGDTTALLTDGRFSGATRGFMVGHVSPEAVDGGPIAFVENGDMINIDIEKCTIDLEVEEATLAARKAKWTAPEPKYKTGVFAKYIKTVGSASEGAITSKVF
- a CDS encoding Zn-ribbon domain-containing OB-fold protein, encoding MTLATVYTETVIHSAPERFAAEAPYQIALVEFENQKREMVRIIGERVSIGDRVEKTETGYQVKK
- a CDS encoding ATP-binding protein, whose product is MDLEKTLLRKVGEAVTKFKMIREGDRVAVGVSGGKDSVTLLEALLLLQRRAPISFKVCAFTIEQGKFLAPIRPYGEWLLSRGVEWHHFEDPPSLRLLEDEPDHGCDLCSRFRRRAVYEVCKDLGVNVIALGHTADDFCESFLRNALFTGALSSLPPVTYSKNKDFRLIRPLVYVPESLTTEFARGLGCPVIPCGCSQKTGTVRRSVRDFLAEMEQDHPRLKDSLLSALGNIKPQRLLDSRYLDPDQDDEELEPAGASPFRIFTES
- a CDS encoding pyridoxal phosphate-dependent aminotransferase, with the translated sequence MKAASRIQELQLEGAFSVLQKARALEAQGKHIIHLEIGEPDFDTPNNVVDAGKSALDAGWTHYGPTLGYEDFRQAIAEHVAKTRGVPVEAKNVCVVPGGKPMIFFPILALVEAGDEVILPNPSFPTYASAVRFAGATPISIPLVEENDFSFDMQRLRDSITPKTKLLILNSPANPTGGVIPAADIREIARLAVEHDFYVFSDEIYSRMYFDEAPRSVLSEPGMLERTILLDGFSKTYAMTGWRLGYGVMPEWMLDAMQKLLVNAVSCTASMVQRAGLAALTGDQSPVDRMMAEFRERRQLFVSMLNEIPGVHCRMPNGAFYAFPNIKGTGMSSEVLADRLLREAGVAALAGTAFGEYGEGYLRFSYANSRSNLAEAAMRMKKLCMG
- a CDS encoding PIG-L deacetylase family protein translates to MRILAIHAHPDDIEILAGGAFALLARAGVSLTFCTMTPGDCGSAEMGPEEIAALRRVEAATAAMMLGADYICAEYRDMRVFNDEAGREKMTQLLRRVRPDIVITANTPDYHCDHEATHLLVRDACFGASTPNYVPGEHPALDHIPHLYFMDSTSGIDRDGNTLRPEFLVDVAETIEMKAALIGCHESQRAWLKKQHGLDDYVDSSIRWTAGRGALAGLAYAEGFRQYHGHPYPQTPLLQEMFERLTTVVNL
- a CDS encoding RNA polymerase sigma factor — its product is MEFAAHDVIEERPMPARSASNSTPTASEREAQDRFVRENLRRVFSIVYRIVGNVADAQDLTQETFIKALQRKDQLKDAQKGAQWLGRVASNTAIDFLRRKGRVNFTELDSLETPLPDPVNRRADVEMLRSEEAEHLDYCLESLSVRERTALVLRDVEDMPANEVARILGCSPATVRSHIANARTKFRAVFLKRKGEQ
- a CDS encoding phosphotransferase, which translates into the protein MSIVRGWRPAEIAIPHEMVSCHNDLKPENVLFNGRRVSLVDWQPSFC
- a CDS encoding thiolase domain-containing protein, with the protein product MRPVSVAGIGKTAFGAFPDRDLKSLAVEAITSCLTDAGVGPEAVQAFYLGNFDGPSFTSQNHLAPYVAGAAGISGVPATRFEAACASGGSAFFHAFHAVASGLYERVLVCGVEKMTSQTTARVADILAGAGDAQTESSVGATFPAIFAMIARRHMFEYGTTREQLAAVAVKNHYNASLNPQAHLRKVITMEQALNGKPVAEPFTIYDCSLVSDGAAAILISSAEDSIRVAACAQASGPVALADRSTITSFAATQIAAHKAYAQAGITPRQVQVAEVHDCFTIAELIAMEDLGFVEAGQSGPWVASGATALSGELPVNTSGGLKAKGHPVGATGVAQLCDLVLQMRGQAGARQVKVANLALAQNLGGSGATSVVTILRKP
- a CDS encoding sugar phosphate isomerase/epimerase family protein; protein product: MLTRRSLLATVPLALSAKAKPRLRPALCAYSFRQDLQKGTLKYEDLIGIAADNDLDGVDLTVYWFPNTEDSFLMPLKRAAYKAGIEIYSISIRTELTRPAGPERDKMIADIKKWVDVAEKLGAGHIRVFGGPIPKNSTEDEAAGWVAETLLPAADYAGKHGVILGLENHHGVTDRADTIVKIVKKVNSPWVGVNLDTANFPTRIYEQIETIAPYAVNVQVKAMIKDENGPAPSDWDRVAKMLTANNYRGYLALEYEEKEDASIATPPLFKKLREVCARHS
- a CDS encoding DUF47 domain-containing protein, whose protein sequence is MRLLPREEKFFDQFEAQASLILKASSVLAEACRKGPEALPQAAMRIDELERQGDTIVREIFTRLNQTFITPLDPEDIHQLGSHLDDCLDLLEDTVHCLDAYEIAPIPPEVQELCDLTEKCATSLAAAFGALSKDKPIIEFCRQVDALEEQADHVHRRAVAALFKTTDAIRVMKLKEILDLLESTTDACEDVADVLQTVVVKNS
- a CDS encoding inorganic phosphate transporter; the protein is MSETLILVLLIVFVALAFDYINGFHDAANSVATIVATRVLTPFQAVVWAAFFNFAAAVPLFLTGEAGVAKTVGSGMVELKYVTPLVILAGLLGAIAWDLITWWFGLPTSSSHALIGGYAGAAIARVAFDEGLSNIFHAIVIQGWVKTLFFIVLAPMLGMALAYLLMIIVYWGFRNATPRRMDRWFRHLQLLSAALFSYSHGANDAQKTMGIIAGVLVAAGYLEEFRVDWWVILSAHAAIALGTMTGGWRIVKTMGARLTRLKPRGGFCAETAGALAILFPTYLGIPVSTTHVISGAIAGVGAIRRPKAVRWGLATNILWAWLLTLPAAALVAAICMTLIRVFVGHF